The following nucleotide sequence is from Candidatus Planktophila sp..
GATCAAATACATAGAACTCTGCCTCTGGTGCAAAGAATGCAGTATCAGCGATGCCTTGATCGCGCATGAAGTCAACGGCCTTGGCGACCACGCCGCGTGGATCGCGGCTATAAAGAGAGTTATCACTTGGATTATGAACAGAGAAGAGAATAATTAATGTTTTCTCTTTGCGATAGGGATCAAGGTAAGCCGACTCTGGAACGGGCAAGAGTTTCATATCTGATTCGTGGATCGATTGGAAACCGCGAATTGATGAACCATCAAACATTAAACCATCAGTGAAAACAGCTTGATCGAATGATTCAACTGGAACATTAAAGTGATGCTGGATTCCAGGAAGATCTGTAAAACGAACATCAACTAACTTGATATCTTCCTTCTTAATATATGCAAAAATCTCTTCTGAGTTCTTAAACATGCTTCTCCCAATTCACATGTGACACGAAAAACCGCCGTATCAGTTGCAGATCTCTCGGCATTGAGCATCTCTGCGCTGTGGCAAGAATAAGTCTTTTGCGTCAAAAGGGCATAACCGCCCTGTTACAGCCATGTTACGAAATTGACCTCTAGGCTAGGAGCATGGATTCAAAAGCTAGGGATGTGAGCTTGGGTCGACGCCTTGTCGCAATTACTCTGGATTGGCTCGCTTGCTATGCCATCGTCGCTGCGCTTTCAGGGGGGATCGGTCATATGGGGCCACGTCAATCTCCGATTATTTTGGCGCTCTTTTTCATGGAGGTGTGGGTTCTTACCTCACTTACTGGAGCTTCACTTGGTCAGAAAATCTTTGGCATGCGCGTTGTGCGATTTTCAGATGGGGCGTCGGTTTCACCGATGCAGGCTCTGGTTCGCACACTATTCTTAGTTTTGGTCGTAACTGCTGTGACATATGACGAAAACGGTCGTGGAATCCACGAACGAATTAGCGGAACTGTTTTGGCTAGGGTTTAGCGCATCTTTGGTGCGCGAGTCGGCATTGGACCCTTTGGGATTGGCATGGATAGACCACCTACGGCCTTCAAGCGCGCACGTACTTCACGCATCTGATGGGCAGTTAATTTTTTAGGCATTTTTTGCAGCTTCTTTTGAAGTTTGCGCAAGGGTACTTGTCCCTTTTCATCGCCAATGACGACGAGTTCGATTGGAACACCTGGTGCAAAGCGCTCGGTCTTTTTTCGCTCTTCGATGAGCATCTGGTTAACTCCATGCGAGCCTTCTCCAGTTAAAACGATTCCTGCACGACCAACACTTCGGTGAACCATATCTTGGTTACGTGCGACGGCAACTGCCGGGGTAGTAGTCCATCCTTTACGGATCGCCATCAAGACACTAGCTCCAGCGCCCATCTGGCCTTCAATTGATGAGTAAGCGGCAGTGCCGGCTTGGCGAGTAAAGAACAAGAGAGACATAAGAAAAGCAAGCGGCAAGAAAATAAATCCAAAGTAAATTGGGTGGCCTAGACCAAATCCAATCCCGATTCCAATGATCCATGTGACGAGAAAAATTCCAATGAGAGCATATGGAATCCATGGCTTCACAACTTTCGTAACGCTATAAGCATCGCGGAAAGTTTGGAAACGTGGCGTCTTGATCTTTTTTTCTTTTGCTTTTCTCTTAAACATGTGCCTAGTTTAGTGGGGCAGGGGCCGTTCCACCAAGGCGGGTAGGTGCCCAGCGCTGACCCACATGGCTATCAGGGTAATTCTCTTGAACTTGGTGGAGCATTCCAAGAAGTGTTTGGCGAAGATGCGCTTCAGCAACTTCGAGGTCTTCACCTTTCTTATAGAAAATCGGTTCTCCAAAGATTACGGTGACTGGAATATGTTTGCGACGCAGATTTCGCTTTACTCCCTTAGTCCAAACTCTCTGACTGCCCCAAATAATCGTTGGAATAACTGGAACACCTGCGCCCATTGCAAGACGAACTGCGCCAGATTTTAAACCTTTAATCTCAAAACTCGTGGATACCGTTCCTTCAGGAAAAATTCCTATTATTTCGCCGGATCTTAAGGCACGCAGAGCTGCAACAAAAGATGCTGCGCCATTTTCGCGATCTACATTTATGTGGTGCATCCCGCGCATTAGTGGACCTGCGAGCTTGTTATTGAAGACCTCTTTTTTTGCCATGAAGCGAACATATCTACCTGAAGGCAATGCCGCCGTACCGGTAATTGCGAAATCTAAATAACTCACGTGATTAATCGCTAAAATCGCGCCATCTTTTCGTGGAATATTTTCAACACCTTGAAAGTCAAATTTAAGATCTAAATATTTCCAGAGTGATTTGATTGCAACGATAACTGGGGGATATACGAGATCAGCCATGAGTTGCTTTAGCCGCCATTGCCTGTCGATATAAACGTCCAGCACGATAACTTGAGCGTACGAGTGGTCCACTCATTACGCCGAGGAATCCTGCCTCAGTTGCCTCGCTTGATAGCTCAACAAACTCTTCGGGCTTGACCCAACGTACAACTGGATGATGGCGATTAGTAGGGCGTAAATATTGGGTAATCGTAATTAAATCACAGCCAGCACTACGTAGATCTATAAGGGCTTGTGAAATCTCTTCACGTGTTTCACCCAATCCTAGAATTAAATTCGATTTGGTAATGAGACCAAATTCGCGGGCCATGGTTATCACACGTAAGGATTTTTCGTAAGTAAACGCTGGTCGAATCTCTTTAAAGATTCTTGGTACAGTTTCTAGATTGTGGGCGAAAACTTCTGGCTGAGTTTCAAATATTTCGTTAAGAAGCTCGCTTTTGGCATGAAAATCAGGGGCTAACATTTCAACTCCGCAGCCAGGGTTCAATTCATGCACCTGTCTTATAGTTTCGGCGTATAACCAGGCGCCTTCATCGGGCAGATCATCTCGAGTAACACCAGTGATTGTTGCGTAAGCAAGCCCCATTGCCTTTACAGACTCGGCGACTTTACGTGGCTCCTCTCGATCGAGTGGATCGGGTTTTCCAGTATCGATATTGCAAAAGTCGCAACGTCGAGTGCACTTATCTCCACCGATTAAAAATGTCGCCTCCTTATCTTCCCAGCACTCAAAGATGTTTGGACACGCTGCCTCTTGGCAGACTGTATGTAAACCTTCACTTTTTACCAATGATCGAAGCCTGGTGTATTCAGGACCCATATTTGCTCGAGTCTTTATCCAATCGGGTTTGCGTTCGATTGGAGTTTGCGCATTGCGGGCCTCAATTCGAATCATTTTGCGACCCTCAGGGGCGATGCTCATATGCTCACTCGCTTCAAAGATTCAAAGATGTAGCGCTCAACAACTGGTTCAACTTCTTCAATCGTAATCTCGCGACCCAACTCTTTTTCCATTGAAGTTACGGCGGCATCGGCAATTCCACACGGAATAATCTGATCAAATGCAGTTAAATCAGGGCAGACATTTAAAGCAAAGCCATGCATAGTAACGGCCTTGGCTACACGTACTCCGATCGCGGCGATTTTACGATCACCATTTTCATCGCGAATCCAGACTCCCGAGCGCCCAGCAAAACATTGCGCGTTTATTCCAAACTCAGCACAGACTTGAATGAGTCCAGCCTCGATTTCACGAACAAAGCCAACGATTTCGGTGGGTCTAGCTAATCGGACAATTGGATAGCCAACTAATTGACCAGGTCCGTGCCATGTGATTCTTCCGCCTCTATCGACATTGATAACTGGAGTTCCGTCGTGTGGTCGCTCCGACGCATCACTTCGACGCCCTGCGGTGTAAACCGAGGGGTGTTGCAAAAGTAGAAGCGTGTTCGGCCGTTTATTTTCAACAACTTCGCCGTGAATTGTTCGCTGAATTTCCCAAGCTTTTTCGTAATCGATGAGACCATGGCGGGCCAGGGCAATTACAGAATCGTGGGGGGTAGTTACTACAGGCACATCCCTAGCCTAAAGGTAGGATTGGGTACTTACCAATTAGAAAGAGAACAAATCGTGGGTCCAGTTGTGAGAAAAAAGAGCCGACGCCCATTCATCACGTCACTCATCGTGATTTTCCTCTGGTTGGGAGCAAGTGGAGTTTTTGGCCCACTTTTCGGCGCGCTATCGACAGTTCAAGAAAATGATAACTCCTCCTTTTTGCCCCAAAGCGCTGAATCAACTCAGGCATCAAAGATTATTACCCAATTTTCTGCCGATCAGACTCAGACGATTCCAACACTCATTCTCTATTTAGGCGAAGTTGACGAGTCCAAAGTGGCAGAGCTTAACCTGCACTTGGCTGGGCTTGCTTCAAAACCAATTATTGGATCAGATATTGCTATTTCAAAGTATTTAATTCCTGGTCAACCAATCTTTGCCTTTGCATCGCAAGACAAAAAGGCGATTCTTGTAAGTCTGCCACTTACCTTTGATTCGGCTCAAGATTTATTGCCGAATGATAAACCCGTGCTGCCGGAGATCATAAAAACTCTTCGAGAGGATTCGGCCGCTTACGCTAAAGCCAATGGGTTGACCGCAAACGTAACCGGTATAGGTGCGCTACTGGGAGATCTCTTTGGAGCCTTTAGCGGTATCGACTCATCTCTTTTATTTACTACGCTTATAGTTGTTGCGTTTATATTAATAATCGTTTATCGATCCCCTGTTTTATGGATTTTGCCGCTTTTCTCATCAGTGATAGCCCTATCTACGGCTGGTGGAATTGTTTATTTATTAGCTAAAAATAATGCGATTGATTTAAGCGGTCAGTCCCAGGGAATTCTCTCGGTCTTAGTCTTAGGCGCAGCAACGGACTATGCGCTACTTTTAATTTCACGTTATCGCGAAGAGCTACATCACTATGCCTCACGATTTGATGCGATGAAGGCAGCTTACAAGGGCATCTTTGAACCAATTCTTGCTTCGGGTTTAACCGTCATCGTTAGTTTATTAGTTTTACTCCTTAGTGATCTCTCCAGTAATCGAGGACTTGGTCCAGTGGGAGCGATAGGTATCGCCGCTTCAATGATTACGATTTTAACTTTACTCCCGGCACTTTTAGTGGCATTTGGAAGATGGATTTTCTGGCCACGAATTCCGCGCTTTGATGATGTTAACTCTCAACTCGAAGGAACTTGGGCAAAAATCGGTGCAGGTGTTCGAAAGCGTCCCCGTAAATTGTGGATTGTAACCTCAGTAATTCTAGTAATTCTCGCCGGTTTTTCTACGACGTTAAACGCTAAAGGTCTGTCGACGGCCGACTCTTTCACTAAAAAACAGGAATCAGTCGTTGGTTTAGAGCTTTTAGGTCAACACTTTCCTGGTGGAGCAGGACAACCAACAGAGGTTATTGTTAATGAAGCTTTGGCTAACTCAGTGAGTGAAGCACTCATGAGAGTCGAAGGAGTCGCATCAGTTGAACCACTGCGTGTGACTCCAGTTATTCCTGGACAGCCACTCTCAGATGTAAAAACTCTCAATGGCCAAGTTGTTTTAAATGCAACACTATCGCTTAACCCTGATTCAATTGAAGCACGGGATGTCATACCAGTAATCAGAGAAACCGTGCACGCTATTGATCCAAATATATTAGTCGGTGGCTCAACTGCCGTTGCATTTGACACAGATGTCGCGGCCGATCACGACAATAGAACGATTATTCCAATCGTTCTAGTTTTAATCACACTTATACTTGGTTTACTTCTTCGAAGTATTATTTCGGCGCTTCTCTTACTGTCAACGGTGGTGCTCTCATACTTTGCAACATTGGGGGCTTGTCAATTGGTCTTTGAACATATATTCAACTTCAAAGGGGCAGATACATCTTT
It contains:
- a CDS encoding DUF4191 domain-containing protein, whose amino-acid sequence is MFKRKAKEKKIKTPRFQTFRDAYSVTKVVKPWIPYALIGIFLVTWIIGIGIGFGLGHPIYFGFIFLPLAFLMSLLFFTRQAGTAAYSSIEGQMGAGASVLMAIRKGWTTTPAVAVARNQDMVHRSVGRAGIVLTGEGSHGVNQMLIEERKKTERFAPGVPIELVVIGDEKGQVPLRKLQKKLQKMPKKLTAHQMREVRARLKAVGGLSMPIPKGPMPTRAPKMR
- a CDS encoding lysophospholipid acyltransferase family protein, whose protein sequence is MADLVYPPVIVAIKSLWKYLDLKFDFQGVENIPRKDGAILAINHVSYLDFAITGTAALPSGRYVRFMAKKEVFNNKLAGPLMRGMHHINVDRENGAASFVAALRALRSGEIIGIFPEGTVSTSFEIKGLKSGAVRLAMGAGVPVIPTIIWGSQRVWTKGVKRNLRRKHIPVTVIFGEPIFYKKGEDLEVAEAHLRQTLLGMLHQVQENYPDSHVGQRWAPTRLGGTAPAPLN
- the lipA gene encoding lipoyl synthase; translation: MIRIEARNAQTPIERKPDWIKTRANMGPEYTRLRSLVKSEGLHTVCQEAACPNIFECWEDKEATFLIGGDKCTRRCDFCNIDTGKPDPLDREEPRKVAESVKAMGLAYATITGVTRDDLPDEGAWLYAETIRQVHELNPGCGVEMLAPDFHAKSELLNEIFETQPEVFAHNLETVPRIFKEIRPAFTYEKSLRVITMAREFGLITKSNLILGLGETREEISQALIDLRSAGCDLITITQYLRPTNRHHPVVRWVKPEEFVELSSEATEAGFLGVMSGPLVRSSYRAGRLYRQAMAAKATHG
- a CDS encoding RDD family protein, which gives rise to MDSKARDVSLGRRLVAITLDWLACYAIVAALSGGIGHMGPRQSPIILALFFMEVWVLTSLTGASLGQKIFGMRVVRFSDGASVSPMQALVRTLFLVLVVTAVTYDENGRGIHERISGTVLARV
- the lipB gene encoding lipoyl(octanoyl) transferase LipB, translating into MPVVTTPHDSVIALARHGLIDYEKAWEIQRTIHGEVVENKRPNTLLLLQHPSVYTAGRRSDASERPHDGTPVINVDRGGRITWHGPGQLVGYPIVRLARPTEIVGFVREIEAGLIQVCAEFGINAQCFAGRSGVWIRDENGDRKIAAIGVRVAKAVTMHGFALNVCPDLTAFDQIIPCGIADAAVTSMEKELGREITIEEVEPVVERYIFESLKRVSI
- a CDS encoding MMPL family transporter, whose translation is MRKKSRRPFITSLIVIFLWLGASGVFGPLFGALSTVQENDNSSFLPQSAESTQASKIITQFSADQTQTIPTLILYLGEVDESKVAELNLHLAGLASKPIIGSDIAISKYLIPGQPIFAFASQDKKAILVSLPLTFDSAQDLLPNDKPVLPEIIKTLREDSAAYAKANGLTANVTGIGALLGDLFGAFSGIDSSLLFTTLIVVAFILIIVYRSPVLWILPLFSSVIALSTAGGIVYLLAKNNAIDLSGQSQGILSVLVLGAATDYALLLISRYREELHHYASRFDAMKAAYKGIFEPILASGLTVIVSLLVLLLSDLSSNRGLGPVGAIGIAASMITILTLLPALLVAFGRWIFWPRIPRFDDVNSQLEGTWAKIGAGVRKRPRKLWIVTSVILVILAGFSTTLNAKGLSTADSFTKKQESVVGLELLGQHFPGGAGQPTEVIVNEALANSVSEALMRVEGVASVEPLRVTPVIPGQPLSDVKTLNGQVVLNATLSLNPDSIEARDVIPVIRETVHAIDPNILVGGSTAVAFDTDVAADHDNRTIIPIVLVLITLILGLLLRSIISALLLLSTVVLSYFATLGACQLVFEHIFNFKGADTSFPLFAFIFLVALGIDYNIFLMTRVREESTKIGTRAGVIKGLTVTGGVITSAGIVLAATFGVLGVLPLVFLAELGFAVAFGVLLDTLIVRTILVPALAYDIGGKIWWPSKLQYK